GTGGCGAAGGAGGACAGTAAATATTTGCAAATTAATAGTACAGCACCAGTGTTAATTATTAAACGAACAAGTTATTTAGCAGACGGTGTGCCATTCGAACTTGTACGAAGTACTTATCGTGCAGATCGATACAAATTTATAAGCGAAATTAAAAGGTGATGCGATGCGTGCTTATTTTCATGAACTTCAAAAACTATTAGATATTGTGCTAGAGCAGGAAAATGCACTGATAGCTGAAGCGGCACAACAGATTGTTTTGCGTCTCCAAAGTGGAGGGGTCGTGCAATTGTTTGGGTGTGGGCATTCACATCTATTAGCACAAGATGCTTTTTATCGTGCCGGGGGGCTTGTGCCTGTACGTCCTATAACAATAGAGCCATTAACTTTACATGCAGGTGCTTTGACATCTTCGAAAAATGAAAAAGACCCAACAATTATAGCGCGCCATAAAGAGCATTTTCATTTTCATGAGCACGATGTATGTATTGTTATTTCAACATCTGGACGCAATGATGCCCCAATCGATGCCGCATTGTTAGCCAAACAATCGGGTGTCCTCGTTATGTCTATGCAATCACTTGCGTATCGCCAACAACCAACTCGTCATCATAGTGGTAAGCGATTAGAGGATGTCGTTGATGTTGTTATTGATACACATATCCCTGTAGGAGATGGCTTATTACAATTACAGCAGATGCAATATGCTCCAGCGTCAACGGTTATTGGTTCTGCTATTCTTCATGCGTTATTTAGCCAAGTTATTGAAATAATGGCGGATTGTCAGGACATAGTACCTGTTTTTGAGAGTAACAATGTAGAGTCGAATTTGCATCATAATGATGTTATGATTGCGAACTATCAAACTCGGATTAATTTTGAATGAAATTTGGAGGGGTATCGATGAAAAAAACATTTAAGATTACAACACCAGAAGGCTTACATGCTCGACCAACAGCATTATTAGTAACTGCTGTAACACCATTTGCTTGTGATGTTCAGTTAACTTACAATGACAAGTCTGTCAATTTAAAATCAATTATGGGTGTTATGGCACAAGGAATCGTAACAGGAAGTATTGTGACGATTTCGGCACAGGGGACAGATGCAGATCAGCTGATGCAAACGGTGACAGAGGTGATCGTAACGAAAGGAATTGGTGAAGAATGTTAGAGATAAAAGGTATTGCCGTTTCTGAAGGCATTGCCTTTGCTGATGCTTATTGTTTAGTGGAACCAGATTTATCATTTGAAAAAGAGACGATTACCGATGTTCAGGCTGAAATAGAACGTTTTAAACAAGCGCTAGCGCAATCGAAAGTGGAATTACAAGAAATCGTAACAAGCGCGCAGGACAAATTTGGTGAAGAAAAAGCGGCGATATTTGTTGCCCATTTACTCTTATTAGAAGACCCTGAAATGTTAGCTGCTATTGAAGAAAAAATGAAACTAGGCAGTAATGCAGAGTATGCACTACATGAAGTTTCAAAAATGTTTATATCGATGTTTGAAGGAATGGACAATGCTTATATGCAGGAGCGAGCAGCGGATATTCGTGATGTAACGAAGCGATTATTAGCACATTTATTGCATGTGGAATTACCTGATATTCGTCGTTTAGCATCAGATGTCATAATTGTTGCTGAAGATTTAACTCCATCGATGACAGCACAATTAGATACCAAATATGTCAAAGGTTTTATTACTGATATTGGTGGGAAAACATCGCATTCTGCTATTCTCGCACGTTCTCTAGATATTCCAGCCATCGTGGGAACAAAAACGGCTACAAAGGAAATTAAACACGGCACGCCCCTTATTATGGATGGCACAAATGGCAACATACTTATGAATGTAACACCAGAAGTGACTACTTTTTATATGCAACAGCAACAACTGCAACAGCAACAACGAAGTGAGCTCTCACAATATCGTACGTTGTCGAGCATAAGTGCTGACGGGCACAGTGTAGAGATTGCTGGGAACATTGGCAAGCTGGAAGATGTAGAGAAGGTACTGCTTGCAGCGGGGGACGGTATCGGGCTATTTCGAACGGAGTTTTTGTATATGGAGCGGCAGGAACTCCCGAATGAAGAAGAACAGTTTCAAGCCTATCGTACCGTTCTTGAAAAAATGCAAGGGAAGCCTACAGTTGTTCGTACACTAGATATTGGTGGTGATAAGCACCTTCCTTACTTAAAGCTACCATCTGAAATCAATCCGTTTTTAGGCTACCGAGCGATTCGAATTTGCCTAAATCAACAAACCATGTTTCGTACACAACTGCGTGCCTTACTAAGAGCAAGTGCCTATGGTAATTTGAAAATTATGTTTCCAATGATTGCAACGTTAGAGGAATGGCGCATAGCGAAGCAAATGTTAGTAGAAGAAAAAGCTCAATTGCAAGCACAAGGGGTTGTAATAGCCGATGCAATAGAAGTGGGCATAATGGTGGAAATACCTGCAGCCGCGATGATTGCTGATTTATTTGCACAAGAAGTCGATTTTTTCTCCATAGGGACAAATGATTTAATACAATATATGTTAGCTACAGATCGTATGAATGAAAAGGTTTCTTATTTATATCAACCATATCATCCGGCTGTACTAAGACTTATTAAACATATTATTGATGCGGCACATCAACACGGGAAATGGGTAGGAATGTGCGGTGAAATGGCAGCGGATGAAATGGCGATACCAATTTTACTGGCTCTCGGTTTAGATGAATTTTCTATGAATGCTGCTTCTATTCTCAAAGCAAGGGCACAGATTGCAAAGCTTTCAAAAGAGCAATTAGGCCAACATATTGAGGCTATTTTAATGTTAGCAACCGCTTCTGATGTTGAAGCATATATAAAACAACAGCTAATAATGTAATTATTTAATTCAGAATATTTCGTTAAAAAAGGAGGGTGTCATGGATATTAAATGCGTTCCATCAACGGATTACCTACAAATTCATCGACTAAGGGACTATTGCTTTCCAAATAAATATACTGGTGCACGTCGTGACGATTTTCATTA
This genomic interval from Lysinibacillus sphaericus contains the following:
- a CDS encoding sugar isomerase domain-containing protein, producing the protein MRAYFHELQKLLDIVLEQENALIAEAAQQIVLRLQSGGVVQLFGCGHSHLLAQDAFYRAGGLVPVRPITIEPLTLHAGALTSSKNEKDPTIIARHKEHFHFHEHDVCIVISTSGRNDAPIDAALLAKQSGVLVMSMQSLAYRQQPTRHHSGKRLEDVVDVVIDTHIPVGDGLLQLQQMQYAPASTVIGSAILHALFSQVIEIMADCQDIVPVFESNNVESNLHHNDVMIANYQTRINFE
- a CDS encoding HPr family phosphocarrier protein → MKKTFKITTPEGLHARPTALLVTAVTPFACDVQLTYNDKSVNLKSIMGVMAQGIVTGSIVTISAQGTDADQLMQTVTEVIVTKGIGEEC
- the ptsP gene encoding phosphoenolpyruvate--protein phosphotransferase, which gives rise to MLEIKGIAVSEGIAFADAYCLVEPDLSFEKETITDVQAEIERFKQALAQSKVELQEIVTSAQDKFGEEKAAIFVAHLLLLEDPEMLAAIEEKMKLGSNAEYALHEVSKMFISMFEGMDNAYMQERAADIRDVTKRLLAHLLHVELPDIRRLASDVIIVAEDLTPSMTAQLDTKYVKGFITDIGGKTSHSAILARSLDIPAIVGTKTATKEIKHGTPLIMDGTNGNILMNVTPEVTTFYMQQQQLQQQQRSELSQYRTLSSISADGHSVEIAGNIGKLEDVEKVLLAAGDGIGLFRTEFLYMERQELPNEEEQFQAYRTVLEKMQGKPTVVRTLDIGGDKHLPYLKLPSEINPFLGYRAIRICLNQQTMFRTQLRALLRASAYGNLKIMFPMIATLEEWRIAKQMLVEEKAQLQAQGVVIADAIEVGIMVEIPAAAMIADLFAQEVDFFSIGTNDLIQYMLATDRMNEKVSYLYQPYHPAVLRLIKHIIDAAHQHGKWVGMCGEMAADEMAIPILLALGLDEFSMNAASILKARAQIAKLSKEQLGQHIEAILMLATASDVEAYIKQQLIM